The proteins below are encoded in one region of Ereboglobus luteus:
- a CDS encoding glycoside hydrolase family 28 protein, giving the protein MKNLLPNFNPLRGFVTCVLCVSAFAATASSATYNVRNYGAVGDGKTLDTVAFARAVDAAFVAGGGTVVVPPGRYHTGSIRLKSHITLNIEAGAVILGSGNPDDYPLTENVWSADPKHATLASLIYAEDSENITITGRGTIDGQGQPWWERVRLANPAKYKLPPLTDRQRAEVAKISHGRPRLIRMVRCRDILIENVNLQNSAAWTLNPQLCDYVRVEGISITNPPKMPNKAHNSDGINPESCSNVRIANCRIDTGDDCITLKSGTDEAGRRVGKPTENVTITNCVMYHGHGGVVVGSEMSGGVRNVTVTNCVFQNTNIGIRLKSQRGRGGVVEGLAVSNIVMHDVPSPFTITTFYTGKDTADEERAVDEGTPRYRNFIFSNISARGAKTAGTITGLREMPIEDIVFSNVRIQAVKGFSCTNTRDITFRDTVIDTESGPALTLRNSSEIDTAGLRTRKPSDGTPLVAQ; this is encoded by the coding sequence ATGAAAAATCTTCTTCCCAACTTCAATCCGCTCCGTGGATTTGTCACATGCGTGTTGTGCGTTTCGGCGTTCGCGGCGACCGCGTCATCAGCCACATATAATGTCCGCAATTACGGCGCTGTCGGCGATGGCAAGACGCTCGACACCGTTGCGTTTGCGAGGGCCGTTGACGCGGCTTTCGTGGCTGGCGGCGGCACGGTTGTTGTTCCGCCGGGGCGTTATCACACCGGCAGCATTCGCTTGAAAAGTCACATCACGCTCAACATCGAAGCCGGTGCGGTGATTCTCGGCAGCGGAAATCCGGACGATTATCCGCTCACGGAAAACGTGTGGAGCGCGGACCCGAAACACGCGACCCTGGCCTCCTTGATTTATGCCGAGGACTCGGAAAATATCACCATCACCGGTCGCGGCACAATCGACGGACAGGGGCAACCGTGGTGGGAGCGCGTCAGGCTTGCAAACCCGGCCAAATACAAACTCCCGCCGCTCACCGATCGGCAGCGCGCCGAGGTTGCCAAGATTTCGCACGGACGCCCGCGCCTGATTCGCATGGTGCGCTGCCGCGACATTCTCATTGAAAACGTGAACCTGCAAAACTCCGCCGCGTGGACGCTCAACCCGCAGTTGTGCGACTACGTGCGCGTCGAGGGCATCTCCATCACCAACCCGCCGAAAATGCCCAACAAGGCGCACAACTCCGACGGCATCAACCCCGAATCCTGCTCCAACGTTCGCATCGCCAACTGCCGCATCGACACCGGTGACGATTGCATAACGCTCAAGTCCGGCACGGATGAGGCGGGCCGCCGCGTCGGCAAGCCCACCGAGAACGTCACCATCACAAACTGCGTCATGTATCACGGCCATGGTGGCGTGGTGGTCGGTAGCGAAATGTCCGGCGGTGTGCGCAATGTCACTGTCACCAACTGCGTTTTTCAGAACACCAACATCGGCATCCGCCTCAAATCTCAGCGCGGGCGCGGCGGTGTGGTGGAGGGGCTCGCCGTCAGCAATATCGTCATGCACGACGTGCCCTCGCCGTTCACGATAACAACCTTCTACACAGGCAAGGACACGGCCGACGAGGAGCGCGCTGTTGACGAGGGCACGCCGCGTTATCGCAATTTCATATTCAGCAATATCAGCGCGCGCGGTGCAAAAACCGCGGGCACGATTACCGGGCTGCGCGAGATGCCGATTGAGGATATCGTCTTCAGCAATGTGCGCATTCAGGCCGTAAAGGGTTTCTCCTGCACGAACACGCGCGACATCACTTTCCGTGACACAGTCATCGACACGGAGTCCGGCCCCGCGCTCACGCTGCGCAACTCGTCCGAAATCGACACCGCCGGCCTGCGCACCCGAAAGCCGAGCGACGGCACGCCGCTTGTGGCCCAATAA